In the genome of Vicia villosa cultivar HV-30 ecotype Madison, WI linkage group LG7, Vvil1.0, whole genome shotgun sequence, one region contains:
- the LOC131616869 gene encoding uncharacterized protein LOC131616869, whose product MYLLIFFFRENFARGKEMESYLEVEKLGFEMWQNMSQQDKFPFVSHAKILDCCHRKRLKREANQSIEMNIGAKSPLVENFKKPQGTLANPLETLKHKFIYTDHGVYYAGYLVVNYHKLGICSGELSY is encoded by the exons atgtatttattaattttcttttttagggAAAACTTTGCCAGAGGTAAAGAGATGGAAAGTTATCTTgaagttgagaaattagggtttgaaaTGTGGCAGAATATGTCTCAACag gaCAAGTTCCCATTTGTCTCTCATGCTAAAATATTGGACTGTTGTCACCGAAAAAGGTTGAAACGCGAGGCCAATCAGAGTATAGAG ATGAATATTGGAGCTAAGTCACCATTGGTTGAGAATTTTAAGAAG CCTCAAGGAACTTTAGCAAATCCTCTTGAGACTCTGAAGCATAAGTTTATATATAC GGATCATGGAGTATATTATGCTGGTTATCTTGTGGTGAATTATCATAAATTAGGCATATGTTCTGGTGAATTATCTTATTAA